The proteins below come from a single Desulfitobacterium metallireducens DSM 15288 genomic window:
- the flgM gene encoding flagellar biosynthesis anti-sigma factor FlgM, with translation MKIDGTSMSPVGSIQTTNRVASLDKKTTEQGTDGVKVSDKAQFYQLLLQKVKDVPEIREDRVQEVSQQIKNGEFTVDANAIARSLLFGKE, from the coding sequence ATGAAAATCGACGGAACATCAATGTCTCCGGTGGGTAGCATTCAAACCACAAACCGAGTGGCTTCCCTCGACAAGAAAACAACTGAACAGGGAACGGACGGAGTCAAAGTTTCAGATAAAGCCCAGTTCTATCAACTGCTCTTACAAAAAGTAAAAGACGTTCCCGAGATTCGCGAAGACCGTGTCCAAGAAGTCTCTCAGCAGATTAAAAATGGAGAATTCACGGTGGATGCGAACGCCATTGCGCGCAGTTTGCTTTTCGGAAAAGAGTAA
- a CDS encoding CheR family methyltransferase — protein sequence MLNPENTYEWFIKAFHPKSGLDLNFYKQNQMQRRILSFMNSHKYPTFPDFMKALNEDSVLFDSFFKHLTINVSQFFRDTTQWTTLRETILPKLLQGKTSLKLWSAGCSSGQEPYSLAITLMEYFSHTHFSILATDIDVNVLKQAKDGVYKQNDFASTPPELLQKYFTLTDKGYQIKDSVKRQVSFKQQNLLTDRFESGFDFLACRNVVIYFTEEAKEMLYQKFTQSLNKDGILFTGSTEHLFGMNNLGLKPVSSFFYQKQE from the coding sequence ATGTTAAACCCTGAAAATACCTATGAGTGGTTTATTAAAGCTTTCCATCCTAAAAGTGGACTTGATTTAAACTTTTATAAGCAAAACCAGATGCAACGACGGATCTTAAGCTTTATGAATTCTCATAAGTACCCAACCTTCCCGGATTTCATGAAAGCGTTAAACGAGGATTCAGTCCTTTTTGATAGCTTTTTCAAACATTTAACAATCAATGTTTCGCAATTTTTCCGGGATACGACCCAGTGGACAACCTTACGCGAAACCATCTTACCCAAGCTTCTACAGGGAAAAACGAGTCTGAAGCTCTGGAGCGCTGGATGTTCAAGCGGTCAAGAGCCTTATTCCTTAGCAATCACTTTGATGGAGTATTTCTCGCATACTCACTTTAGCATACTTGCAACTGATATTGATGTAAATGTCTTAAAGCAGGCTAAAGACGGGGTTTATAAACAGAATGATTTTGCCTCTACTCCACCCGAACTCCTGCAAAAGTATTTTACCTTAACTGACAAAGGGTATCAAATTAAAGATTCGGTTAAACGCCAAGTTTCTTTTAAACAGCAGAACTTACTGACCGATCGTTTTGAAAGTGGTTTTGATTTCTTGGCCTGCCGGAATGTGGTGATCTATTTTACCGAAGAAGCCAAAGAAATGCTTTATCAGAAGTTTACCCAATCCTTAAATAAGGACGGCATCCTCTTTACAGGAAGTACCGAGCACCTTTTTGGAATGAATAACTTAGGGCTAAAGCCAGTCTCATCGTTCTTTTACCAGAAACAAGAATAG
- the flgL gene encoding flagellar hook-associated protein FlgL produces the protein MRITNNMLSQNLLRNLEAAQGRMDNLQNQLGSGQRITKPSDDPVGIENALRLKTTISSVDQWKNNASQALSIMNTTDSTLGDMNSMLQRVRELTVQAANGTNTVESRQAIGQEVDQIKNQLQMLAKTQIGTKYIFGGTQTDQPPITIDPITGTTNWQGNVQDIAYPVGTNLNMPISVNGNTLLFNPMDGKSTGLFTTLDNLSNLLKDPTKTGEDISNTLPNIDGNIDNVLALRAGLGARTNRMTAISEQLDSTSTNLVQNLSDIQDADMAKTITDFQNQQNVYKAALSVGAQIIQPSLVDFLK, from the coding sequence GTGAGAATTACAAATAATATGTTGAGTCAGAACTTACTTCGCAATCTTGAAGCAGCTCAGGGGCGCATGGATAATTTACAAAACCAGCTCGGATCAGGTCAGAGAATTACCAAACCTTCAGATGACCCCGTAGGAATTGAAAATGCCTTGCGGCTTAAAACGACGATTTCAAGTGTGGATCAATGGAAGAATAATGCCAGTCAAGCCTTATCGATCATGAACACAACGGATAGCACCTTAGGTGATATGAATTCGATGCTGCAGCGGGTTCGAGAATTAACAGTACAAGCTGCCAATGGTACAAATACGGTTGAGTCTCGTCAAGCTATAGGACAAGAGGTTGATCAGATAAAGAATCAGCTTCAAATGCTAGCGAAAACTCAGATCGGAACTAAATATATTTTTGGGGGTACTCAAACGGATCAACCTCCTATCACTATAGATCCAATTACAGGGACAACGAATTGGCAAGGAAATGTACAGGATATTGCCTATCCGGTTGGTACAAATCTAAATATGCCGATTTCTGTGAACGGCAATACGCTTTTATTTAACCCAATGGATGGTAAATCTACAGGGCTATTTACTACTTTGGATAATCTAAGCAACCTTCTCAAGGATCCAACGAAAACTGGGGAAGATATTAGCAATACGCTTCCGAATATAGATGGAAATATCGATAATGTTCTAGCATTGCGTGCTGGATTAGGAGCTCGTACGAATCGTATGACTGCAATCAGCGAACAACTTGATTCTACATCAACAAATCTTGTACAAAATCTTTCGGATATTCAGGATGCGGATATGGCTAAAACAATTACCGATTTTCAAAATCAGCAGAATGTTTATAAGGCAGCTTTGTCAGTAGGAGCACAAATCATCCAGCCTTCCTTAGTTGATTTTCTGAAGTAA
- the fliW gene encoding flagellar assembly protein FliW: MKIESTRFGELEVAEEQIINFPHGIPGFPDEKTFAYILQDDESPFSFLQSTTEVNLTFLLVNPFAFFNDYEFVLEDDIADELGLSSENPPQVFLIASAKEKLADMTVNLMAPVIMNRVNQTGRQVILDKSEYSIRHKLFPNGLRKEATEGGR, from the coding sequence ATGAAAATAGAATCAACGAGATTTGGTGAACTGGAAGTAGCCGAAGAACAAATCATTAATTTTCCCCATGGAATTCCTGGTTTTCCTGACGAGAAGACTTTTGCCTATATTTTACAGGACGATGAAAGTCCTTTTTCTTTTCTCCAGTCTACAACTGAAGTAAATTTAACGTTTTTATTAGTCAATCCTTTTGCATTTTTTAATGACTATGAATTTGTCTTAGAGGATGATATTGCAGATGAATTAGGCCTTTCCTCGGAAAATCCACCTCAAGTGTTTTTAATTGCTTCGGCAAAAGAAAAATTGGCGGATATGACAGTGAACCTGATGGCCCCTGTAATAATGAATAGGGTTAATCAAACAGGTAGGCAGGTTATTCTGGACAAATCAGAGTATTCTATTCGCCACAAACTGTTTCCTAATGGTCTGCGTAAAGAAGCGACTGAAGGGGGAAGGTAA
- a CDS encoding DUF6470 family protein, whose protein sequence is MLQLNISTRPLQLEYTIKNAQLNLRITQPSLQMQTTPPLLEIYQPPGELIIDSTPSRYSIGLKNNTDFSRDNAEFAKQTVMNTIARIAQEGHILAAIENKTNAIAKIAANSTFSEVPAITLAPIEAPHISYQANPVQFNLIPGKINYNFQPGTVQGEYQPGSLDIRVIQYPSITISTVDVQV, encoded by the coding sequence ATGCTCCAACTCAACATCTCAACTCGGCCTCTTCAACTGGAGTATACAATTAAAAACGCCCAGTTGAACTTGCGCATCACTCAACCTTCGTTACAAATGCAGACTACTCCTCCACTGTTAGAAATTTATCAACCTCCTGGCGAACTGATAATTGATTCAACTCCTAGTCGTTACTCCATCGGACTAAAGAATAATACTGATTTTTCTCGGGATAACGCAGAATTTGCAAAGCAAACTGTTATGAACACTATCGCTCGAATTGCTCAAGAGGGACATATACTGGCTGCGATTGAGAATAAAACTAATGCAATTGCAAAGATAGCTGCTAATTCAACCTTTTCGGAAGTCCCTGCCATTACATTGGCCCCTATAGAAGCTCCACATATTAGTTACCAAGCCAATCCGGTTCAATTCAACCTCATTCCTGGAAAAATAAACTATAATTTTCAACCTGGCACAGTCCAAGGAGAATATCAGCCCGGAAGTCTCGATATTCGGGTTATACAATATCCCAGTATTACGATTTCAACAGTGGATGTTCAGGTCTAA
- the flgK gene encoding flagellar hook-associated protein FlgK encodes MSSTFFGLELSRRALEAQQTALNTTGHNISNANTAGYTRQIANLTATTPETLNTMGHNVSVGTGVKVDTIGRARDAFVDRQYRWESSKQGYWTTQQDILQKVEGMFNEPSDNSLSSDMNQFWTAWSDLAKDPENMGARAVVRERALTLTDSFHHIAQQITDKKGDIEAEVKVQVHQINNYGDQIKSLNEQIKRAEVNGDSPNDLRDKRDQLVDELSQIVTVRVVETKDPKFTDRVVNNYKLMIGDETSAVNTLVDDSAVRHLIDPPNQSLTTGMSLIEWEGAPGTDVKLGNQMGELAANLELRDNYLVNLGAQFDTLAQGVVDAVNQIHSQGQGLKAITPPATGINFFDVPTSVISDVKASNISINPIIYDATTNSGNLSQIATGVITDPVAVGDGTIAQRISALANGWSTITSKIASLSSATSIGDFYGASIAQLGVDVQQANRMKSGEDVLVTQITNQRESSSGVSLDEEMTNLVKFQKSYAAAARMVTMMDDMLNTIVNGMGITR; translated from the coding sequence ATGAGCTCCACTTTTTTTGGACTTGAACTCTCGCGGCGCGCACTTGAAGCGCAACAAACCGCTTTAAATACAACCGGACATAATATTTCTAACGCAAACACAGCAGGGTATACCCGACAGATTGCGAATTTGACGGCAACGACACCGGAAACGCTAAATACGATGGGGCATAATGTGAGTGTGGGTACAGGGGTAAAGGTTGATACTATTGGACGTGCTCGAGATGCCTTTGTCGACCGGCAGTATCGCTGGGAATCGTCAAAGCAAGGGTATTGGACAACCCAACAAGATATATTGCAAAAAGTGGAAGGCATGTTTAACGAACCATCTGATAACAGCTTGAGTTCAGATATGAATCAATTTTGGACTGCATGGAGTGATCTTGCTAAAGATCCGGAAAACATGGGGGCAAGAGCTGTCGTGCGTGAACGGGCCTTAACCTTAACGGATAGCTTCCATCACATTGCCCAACAAATAACAGACAAAAAGGGCGATATTGAGGCTGAAGTAAAGGTTCAAGTTCATCAGATCAATAATTATGGTGATCAGATTAAAAGTCTTAATGAACAAATTAAAAGGGCAGAGGTCAACGGAGATAGTCCGAATGACTTGCGCGATAAAAGAGATCAGCTTGTGGATGAATTATCTCAGATTGTTACCGTTCGGGTAGTTGAAACGAAAGATCCCAAGTTTACGGATCGTGTAGTCAACAATTACAAACTTATGATTGGCGATGAAACGTCCGCAGTGAATACTCTTGTCGATGATAGTGCAGTGCGCCATCTGATTGATCCTCCAAACCAATCTCTAACAACAGGCATGTCACTGATCGAATGGGAGGGTGCACCGGGTACAGATGTCAAGTTAGGAAATCAGATGGGTGAATTGGCAGCAAATCTAGAATTGCGAGATAATTATCTGGTAAACTTGGGAGCTCAGTTTGACACGCTAGCGCAAGGCGTTGTCGATGCGGTGAATCAGATTCATAGTCAGGGTCAGGGCTTGAAGGCGATAACTCCGCCAGCTACTGGAATTAATTTTTTTGATGTACCTACTTCCGTAATATCCGATGTTAAAGCTTCAAACATAAGCATCAATCCTATAATTTATGATGCAACTACAAATTCAGGAAATTTATCTCAAATTGCAACGGGAGTCATTACTGATCCGGTAGCGGTAGGTGATGGAACGATAGCACAAAGAATATCGGCACTCGCAAATGGCTGGTCGACGATTACATCCAAGATAGCTTCCTTAAGTTCTGCTACTTCCATCGGAGACTTTTATGGGGCTAGTATTGCTCAGCTCGGTGTAGATGTTCAACAGGCTAACCGGATGAAGTCAGGAGAGGATGTACTGGTCACGCAAATCACGAATCAACGTGAATCGAGTTCAGGAGTTTCTCTTGATGAGGAGATGACAAACCTGGTTAAATTCCAAAAAAGTTATGCAGCTGCTGCGCGTATGGTGACCATGATGGATGATATGCTCAATACGATCGTTAACGGCATGGGTATAACACGATAA
- a CDS encoding YaaR family protein codes for MPLRIDGTAQSESLTRSPSTSTRGELDFTQALGQVQHLQRKELQDFLKKFDIKGKALAQSFSLGDLADFKTMVKSFLRSTFGQSRQLTEETFWDFRGRPKVLARIQQIDQSLEDLGNQVIEAHSKPLELLDKIDEIRGLIIDLLG; via the coding sequence ATGCCCTTACGTATTGATGGCACTGCACAATCAGAAAGCCTAACCCGCTCCCCTTCCACTTCAACACGAGGGGAATTAGATTTTACTCAAGCCTTAGGCCAAGTCCAACACTTGCAACGGAAAGAACTTCAGGATTTTCTCAAGAAGTTCGATATCAAGGGGAAAGCGCTGGCTCAAAGCTTCTCCTTAGGCGATCTGGCCGATTTCAAAACGATGGTGAAGTCTTTTCTGCGCTCAACCTTTGGCCAAAGCCGCCAACTCACGGAAGAAACCTTCTGGGATTTCCGCGGAAGGCCCAAGGTTCTCGCCCGAATTCAGCAGATTGACCAATCTTTAGAAGATCTCGGTAATCAGGTCATCGAAGCCCATAGCAAGCCACTCGAACTTTTAGATAAGATCGATGAAATTCGGGGGCTTATCATTGACCTTTTAGGCTGA
- a CDS encoding OmpA/MotB family protein — MPRKRQEEPEKDNGERWLLTYSDLITLLMVFFVVLYSMSQIDANKFKAVAESLNAALGGGGPTAQIDVGQSPSGPSIFETGNPQSNTQNPGTNKEIDKSVNAQNAGQGTQPGQGNSDAENMTIEGIKSKLDKFAADNGIQTQLVSSVEERGLVISIQETLLFESGSADVTPRAREILDKINTVLASAPNYIKVEGHTDNLPISTTRFPSNWELSVLRATNVLHIMAAPGTISPDRLSAAGYGEFRPLTSNDTDAGRARNRRVDLVILRSKYDSTEPGSPAASSSNSAQSSTTK; from the coding sequence ATGCCAAGAAAACGTCAAGAAGAGCCAGAAAAAGACAATGGAGAACGCTGGCTTCTCACCTATTCCGACTTAATTACACTCCTGATGGTTTTTTTTGTTGTCCTCTACTCGATGAGTCAAATTGATGCCAACAAATTCAAGGCGGTTGCAGAATCTTTAAATGCGGCTTTAGGGGGCGGAGGTCCAACAGCGCAAATCGATGTCGGGCAAAGTCCCAGCGGTCCTTCAATCTTTGAGACAGGGAACCCCCAGAGCAATACTCAAAACCCGGGGACAAATAAAGAGATCGACAAATCAGTAAACGCCCAAAATGCAGGCCAAGGAACACAGCCCGGCCAGGGAAATTCAGATGCCGAGAACATGACCATTGAAGGAATCAAGTCAAAGCTTGACAAATTTGCGGCTGACAATGGAATTCAAACTCAGCTTGTCTCTTCAGTCGAAGAGCGCGGCTTAGTCATTAGTATTCAAGAAACGTTGCTCTTTGAGAGTGGCTCTGCGGATGTGACACCCCGAGCTCGTGAAATTTTAGATAAAATAAATACCGTATTAGCCTCTGCTCCTAATTATATTAAAGTCGAAGGCCATACCGATAACTTACCGATTAGCACCACCCGTTTCCCAAGCAACTGGGAACTTTCTGTACTTCGAGCCACCAATGTCTTGCACATCATGGCCGCTCCTGGAACGATCTCTCCTGATCGTCTCTCCGCTGCAGGGTATGGAGAATTCCGTCCCTTAACTTCCAACGATACCGATGCAGGACGTGCCCGCAATCGTCGCGTGGATTTAGTCATTCTTCGTTCGAAGTATGATTCTACTGAACCCGGCAGCCCAGCGGCAAGTTCTTCTAATTCAGCTCAAAGCAGTACTACTAAATAG
- a CDS encoding flagellar protein FlgN yields the protein MPVIQQLHDNLTKQAEVYRELKDLADHKQKALVANNLQELEAVTVREEQLLMEASHLEKERLLWADQMSQMTGKSAEELTLAELAVKYPQLKDVKEELETVVTGLMDVNELNTQLLKQAMNIVNFTVGMLTHQEKNTYQRTGMTDNQGSSTLRILDQKI from the coding sequence GTGCCTGTTATTCAACAGTTACATGACAATTTAACAAAGCAGGCTGAGGTGTATCGCGAGCTCAAAGATTTAGCAGACCATAAGCAAAAAGCACTCGTGGCCAATAATCTTCAAGAGCTTGAAGCAGTGACAGTGCGCGAAGAGCAACTTTTAATGGAAGCCTCTCACTTAGAAAAAGAGCGTTTGCTGTGGGCCGATCAAATGTCGCAAATGACTGGAAAATCGGCAGAAGAACTCACTTTGGCCGAGCTTGCCGTCAAATACCCGCAACTTAAAGACGTAAAAGAAGAGTTAGAGACTGTCGTTACTGGCCTTATGGATGTTAACGAGCTTAATACTCAATTACTCAAACAAGCCATGAATATCGTGAACTTTACTGTGGGGATGCTTACGCATCAAGAGAAAAATACTTATCAGAGGACGGGTATGACGGATAATCAAGGATCAAGCACATTGCGAATCCTAGATCAGAAAATCTAA
- the csrA gene encoding carbon storage regulator CsrA: MLALTRKVGERIVIGDNIVVTVVNIKGDSIRVSIEAPKEIKIYRGEIFDAIAEENQQATVPLDFSELDLLKGLQNRK; encoded by the coding sequence ATGCTGGCATTAACCCGTAAAGTTGGCGAGCGGATTGTTATCGGTGACAACATTGTGGTGACGGTGGTCAACATTAAAGGGGATAGCATCCGCGTGTCTATTGAGGCCCCCAAGGAAATCAAAATTTACCGTGGCGAGATTTTCGATGCTATTGCAGAGGAGAATCAACAAGCCACTGTTCCCTTGGATTTTTCAGAGCTAGATTTACTTAAAGGGTTGCAAAATAGAAAGTAA
- a CDS encoding flagellin: MIINHNLGALNANRNMGINQANAGKSMEKLSSGLRINRAGDDAAGLAISEKMRGQIRGLDQASANSQDGISMIQTAEGALNETHSILQRMRELAVQAGNDTNTSTDRTEIQKEMNQLTSEINRIGNTTEFNTQKLLNGNKTGAAIATAVTAVIGHYTLAAATTGVLIQGIDGVNVTTVSATTVNGGASNLATAINANTTLAAKYTATTSGAIVKIAQKIASDTQLAVTSGLVATTVTAGIAAKDVRDGSATLQIGANQSQTFTVDVADMRAQALGLASVTAGTNFTTGTTNQLTDKSRAANEYALDISTATKATAAITTIDTAIGKVSSERSKLGAYQNRLEHTIANLGTSSENLTSAESRIRDVDMAKEMSTFSKNNILSQAAQAMLAQANQQPQQVLQLLR, translated from the coding sequence ATGATTATTAACCACAACCTAGGTGCTTTGAATGCTAACCGCAACATGGGTATTAACCAAGCAAATGCTGGCAAATCAATGGAGAAACTTTCTTCAGGCCTTAGAATCAACAGAGCTGGCGATGATGCAGCAGGACTTGCTATTTCCGAAAAGATGAGAGGACAGATTAGAGGACTTGACCAAGCTTCAGCTAATTCTCAGGATGGTATTTCCATGATTCAAACTGCTGAAGGTGCGTTAAATGAAACTCACTCAATTCTTCAAAGAATGAGAGAACTTGCAGTTCAAGCGGGTAATGATACAAACACATCCACAGATAGAACAGAAATTCAAAAAGAAATGAACCAATTAACTTCTGAAATTAACAGAATCGGAAACACGACCGAATTCAATACTCAAAAATTACTAAATGGTAACAAAACGGGTGCAGCTATTGCTACAGCTGTTACGGCTGTAATTGGTCACTATACATTAGCCGCAGCTACAACGGGGGTTCTAATCCAAGGTATAGATGGAGTTAATGTTACTACAGTTTCAGCTACTACAGTAAATGGCGGAGCGTCGAACTTGGCCACAGCTATTAATGCAAATACAACGCTTGCAGCAAAATATACAGCGACTACTTCTGGCGCAATAGTGAAAATTGCTCAAAAAATTGCTAGTGATACTCAATTGGCTGTAACAAGTGGACTTGTTGCTACAACTGTAACTGCAGGGATAGCTGCTAAAGATGTTAGAGATGGTTCAGCAACTTTACAAATTGGAGCAAACCAAAGTCAAACGTTTACTGTTGACGTTGCAGATATGAGAGCTCAGGCTTTAGGTTTAGCTTCTGTAACTGCTGGCACAAACTTTACAACTGGTACTACGAATCAATTAACTGATAAGAGTCGCGCTGCTAATGAATATGCATTGGACATTTCGACTGCAACTAAAGCAACCGCTGCGATTACTACAATTGATACTGCTATCGGTAAAGTTTCTTCTGAAAGATCTAAACTTGGTGCTTATCAGAATAGATTAGAGCACACAATTGCTAACTTAGGGACATCTAGTGAAAACTTAACTTCAGCAGAATCAAGAATTAGAGATGTTGATATGGCAAAAGAAATGTCTACTTTCTCTAAAAATAATATTCTTAGCCAAGCTGCTCAAGCGATGCTTGCTCAAGCTAACCAACAACCTCAACAAGTTCTCCAATTGCTGAGATAA
- a CDS encoding flagellar motor protein: MDLSTVLGLVIGLGFLVAGYLVEGGAIGALFQVSAALIVFGGTIGAVTTSFPIQDLKRVPEWFKIAFSSKSFGIDEAYETLIRFAEKARREGLLSLEQELESVDDRFTKQGMQLVIDGTDPEITREILESNISVMEKRHKIGISVFEAAGGYAPTMGIIGTVMGLVHVLGNLSDPTSLSSSIASAFLATLYGIGSANLVWLPIATKLKQKDKAEVGAMEMVLDGILSIQAGENPSILKEKLKTHMGNMPKAKDKTTDDSVSNIDAEGASI, encoded by the coding sequence ATGGATTTATCAACAGTACTCGGTTTAGTCATCGGCCTCGGTTTTTTAGTTGCTGGGTATCTTGTAGAGGGAGGAGCTATAGGAGCCTTATTTCAGGTCTCGGCTGCGCTCATCGTTTTTGGTGGGACTATAGGTGCTGTTACAACGAGCTTTCCGATACAAGACTTAAAACGAGTTCCTGAATGGTTTAAGATCGCCTTTTCTTCTAAGTCCTTCGGTATTGATGAGGCTTACGAAACCCTGATTCGCTTTGCTGAAAAGGCACGTCGTGAAGGATTGTTAAGTCTTGAACAGGAACTCGAATCCGTCGATGACCGTTTTACGAAACAAGGAATGCAACTCGTTATCGATGGAACAGATCCTGAAATCACGCGTGAGATTTTGGAATCCAACATTAGCGTGATGGAAAAGCGCCATAAGATAGGAATCTCTGTTTTTGAAGCCGCAGGAGGATATGCCCCGACCATGGGGATTATCGGGACCGTCATGGGGCTTGTCCATGTTTTAGGAAATCTCTCTGATCCAACCTCTCTTTCGAGTTCAATTGCCTCTGCCTTTTTAGCAACTCTCTATGGTATTGGCTCTGCTAACCTTGTATGGCTGCCTATTGCGACTAAACTCAAGCAAAAAGATAAAGCAGAAGTCGGCGCCATGGAAATGGTCTTAGATGGAATTCTCTCCATCCAAGCCGGAGAAAACCCCTCAATTCTTAAGGAAAAATTAAAGACCCACATGGGTAACATGCCCAAAGCCAAGGACAAAACTACGGATGATTCCGTAAGCAATATAGATGCTGAAGGCGCATCTATTTAG
- a CDS encoding M28 family metallopeptidase codes for MNSRRNFLKMLLGLSALYLPWTFWPGKINEAFHSAVKRPPVSLITPLPELPQGLINEEVLYRSAMEDIIALTAPDMQGRQAGTVGENNASSYLAKQMSTLGLKPMGDQGESFTHVFTIPPVTKKVINGRLTFTAGNLGSLRTPSANLLGALMGKAQDQVILVSAHYDHLGVNEGKVYPGANDNASGVSCVLEVIRHLLRDGKVPQKTLVFAFWSAEEMGFVGSQSFVQSPTFPLGQIQAMLNIDTVGNGMVGNFALWSESENNLAYQTLNAAAAQAGASALHTPFGGHNSDQVSFAQVGIPAATLMARDWLNQNHTPEDTPGQIKPEQLQLASDIVYRAVQRLAF; via the coding sequence ATGAATTCACGACGCAATTTTTTAAAAATGCTCTTAGGATTATCGGCTTTGTATCTGCCGTGGACGTTCTGGCCGGGCAAAATTAATGAAGCGTTTCATAGTGCGGTTAAGCGTCCTCCAGTGAGCTTGATCACCCCTTTGCCGGAGCTTCCGCAGGGATTGATCAATGAAGAAGTTCTATACCGCAGCGCAATGGAGGATATCATAGCTCTGACTGCACCGGACATGCAAGGGCGACAAGCCGGTACGGTAGGAGAGAACAACGCGTCAAGCTATTTAGCCAAACAGATGAGCACACTTGGGTTAAAACCGATGGGGGATCAGGGAGAAAGTTTTACCCATGTTTTCACAATTCCCCCCGTTACGAAAAAGGTAATCAATGGCCGGCTTACCTTTACGGCAGGTAATCTGGGGAGCCTGCGTACCCCGAGCGCAAATCTGCTGGGAGCATTAATGGGTAAAGCACAAGATCAAGTGATTCTTGTTTCAGCTCATTACGATCATCTGGGAGTAAATGAAGGAAAGGTTTATCCAGGAGCCAATGATAATGCTTCAGGGGTCAGCTGTGTGCTGGAAGTGATCAGGCATCTCCTCCGTGATGGAAAGGTACCTCAGAAGACCTTGGTATTTGCGTTCTGGAGTGCAGAAGAAATGGGCTTTGTCGGCTCACAATCTTTTGTTCAGTCACCGACGTTCCCACTCGGGCAGATTCAGGCGATGCTGAACATCGATACTGTGGGTAATGGCATGGTTGGAAATTTTGCGCTCTGGTCGGAGAGTGAAAATAATTTAGCCTATCAGACGTTGAATGCGGCAGCGGCACAAGCTGGAGCAAGCGCTTTACATACCCCTTTCGGGGGACATAACAGTGACCAGGTGAGTTTTGCTCAGGTTGGAATTCCAGCGGCAACCTTGATGGCCAGAGATTGGCTGAATCAAAACCATACTCCTGAAGATACACCAGGCCAGATTAAACCTGAGCAACTTCAGTTGGCTAGTGATATTGTTTATCGGGCGGTACAAAGGTTAGCATTTTAG